In Leptidea sinapis chromosome 41, ilLepSina1.1, whole genome shotgun sequence, the following are encoded in one genomic region:
- the LOC126976476 gene encoding uncharacterized protein LOC126976476: MYTRSKRRNICATCTHTIKVKEYLECTNCNNTFDLKCASITLKRYNSMSTDKRLKWKCHKCRKSSTQEIKNLSNTEQLTQSISLDKTISNISNLSSKNTLTLHNQSLENITFCSSMKDLHNSTFRDVSTCSLPDLGTVESSQVLDLKQDLATLSGQLESAHEEIAQLNIENTKQRKLIEENEKQIKLLKTLLSDGNSSINSTPLRTKTKKSKRTPSVKSSIQNNIISHKAIEQIPINLENAPAVPLNSEFNKKLAQKSTNIQRKSGRKIYIIGSQQSKNLSSALIQSRRTNPYEKYTIEAFIKPDATTGDILKSCELYDFSCNDKLILTVGENDCDPIKISSDLYTKINSLPQVHIIVTSVTFSRHLNELKLNDMLRLICNKFPNCTFLNLDENIYRNNTPYYNICHKINLVIDQIDYNKRFLNFKKQRHINRSTLKGTIPYYFKKVTHGVTSKNDQTLNSSQDAPKKGTIPFYFKPNKVDDSKNGEKLFFRAKN, translated from the coding sequence ATGTATACCAGATCAAAACGAAGGAATATCTGCGCAACATGCACACACACTATAAAAGTGAAAGAATATTTGGAATGTACTAATTGCAATAACACGTTTGACTTAAAATGTGCTAGCATTACTTTAAAAAGATACAATTCAATGTCGACCGATAAGAGACTCAAATGGAAATGTCATAAATGTAGGAAAAGCTCTACAcaggaaataaaaaatctttcaaatactGAACAGCTGACACAAAGTATCTCGTTAGATAAAACCATttcaaatattagtaatttatcCAGCAAGAATACTCTCACACTACATAATCAATcattagaaaatataacattttgtagTTCAATGAAAGACCTACATAATTCAACATTCAGAGATGTCAGCACATGTAGTTTACCAGATCTTGGTACTGTCGAAAGCTCACAGGTTTTAGACCTTAAACAGGACTTAGCAACCCTATCTGGGCAATTAGAAAGTGCTCATGAAGAAATTGCCCAACTAAATAtagaaaacacaaaacaaagaaagttaattgaagaaaatgaaaaacaaataaaattacttaaaacattgctaaGCGACGGTAATTCTTCAATCAACTCCACACCGCTACgaacaaaaacaaagaaatcTAAACGCACACCGTCAGTAAAATCCTCTATAcagaacaatataatatctcataaagcaatagaacaaataccaattaatttagaaaatgcaCCAGCAGTACCACTAAAttctgaatttaataaaaaactcgCTCAAAAAAGTAccaatattcaaagaaaatcaggaagaaaaatttacattataggaAGTCAACAATCTAAAAATTTATCCTCAGCGCTCATTCAGTCGAGAAGAACTAATCcgtatgaaaaatatacaattgaagCGTTCATCAAACCCGATGCAACGACAGGGGACATCCTCAAATCTTGTGAGTTGTATGATTTTTCCTGTAacgacaaattaatattaactgtagGTGAAAATGACTGTGAtccaattaaaatatcatctgacttatatacaaaaataaattctctACCACAAGtccatattattgtaactagtgTGACTTTCAGTAGGCATTTGAATGAACTGAAACTTAATGACATGTTGCGATTGATATGTAACAAGTTTCCTAATTGTACGTTTCTTAATCTCGATGAAAACATTTATCGAAATAACACgccgtattataatatatgccaTAAAATAAATCTCGTAATTGACCAAATAGACTACAATAAaaggtttttgaatttcaaaaaacaaagaCACATAAATCGTTCCACACTAAAAGGAACgataccatattattttaagaaagtgACTCATGgcgtaacttcaaaaaatgatcaaactTTAAATTCATCTCAGGATGCACCAAAGAAGGGAacaattcctttttattttaaaccaaataaagttGATGACAGCAAAAATGGGGAAAAACTGTTTTTTCgtgccaaaaattaa